In Ferrigenium kumadai, the DNA window TGGCCTGCTGCGCCAGCCCAGCTTCGTTGCGGTGCGCGAGGATGTGGAGCCCGGCGAGATCGAATCCATCGGCGGCGCCACGCTGGAAGAGGCCGCGCGCGCGAGCACTACGCAAGCGCGGCACGCAGGCACCGGCGCGGTGGATGTCGCAGGAGCCGAGCTCACGCACCCCGAACGCATCCTCTACCCGGAACAGGGCGTGACCAAGCTGGCGCTGGCTCGCTATTACGAATCCATCCACGAATGGGTGCTGCCCTATCTCGCGCAGCGCCCGCTGGTGCTGGTGCGCTGCCCCGAGGGACGCCCACAAGGAGATGGACAAAAAGGCTGCTTCTACCAGAAGCATCTGCCCAGGACGCAGGCCGGTTCGGTGCCGCGCATCGCGATCCGCGAAGAGGATGAAGTTCGCGACTATGCCTATGTGCGTTCGCTTGCCGACCTGCTGGCGCTGGTGCAGCACGACGTGCTGGAGTTCCACCCTTGGGGCTGCCGGGTGGAAGACATCGAGCACCCTGACCTCCTGGTGTTCGACCTCGACCCCGCGCCCGAGGTGGCGTGGAGCGAGGTGGTGCGCACGGCGCGCGAGTTGCGCGAACGATTGCAGCAGCTGGGGCTGACCGCCTTCCTCCGCACCACCGGAGGCAAGGGGTTGCACCTTGTGGTGCCGCTGCAACCCCGCGCGGACTGGCACACGGCCAAGGAATTCGCAAAGGCGGTAGTGGAACGGCATGCGCACGAGGAGCCGCGCCTGCTCACCACCAGCGTGGCCATGGCGAAACGCCGCGGGAAGATCTTTCTCGATTACCTGCGCAACACGCGAGGCTCGACCGCCATCGCCAGCTACTCGCCGCGCGCCCGTCCGCGCGCGCCGGTGGCAGTGCCGCTGCGCTGGGATGAACTGAGTCCTGCGCTGCGCTCCGACCACTACACGGTGGAGACGCTGCCGCGCAGGCTTGGGGCGCTGAAGGCGGACCCGTGGGAAGGGTTCTTCGAGGCGGCGGTGCCGCTGAGTGCGGGGATGCTCAAGGCGGCGGGGGGCAACCACCGCAAGTTGTAGGAGCGGGCCCTGCCCGCGATATTTGCCTGGTCGCGGGCAGGGCCCGCTCCTACGGTCGTTCAACCAAGGTGGAGCCGTGGCGAAATGAATTTGTCAGGGAAGGAGGTGCAAGATGAGTATCCGTGCCATGTGGAAAGGCGTGATCCGTTTCGATTCGGTCCGCGTGCCGGTGAAGCTGTACGGCGCCGTCGAGGACCGCAACGTGCACTTCCGGCTGCTGCACCGACAGGACATGGAGCCGGTGCACCAGCACCTGGTCAACGCGGAGACAGACGAGGTGGTGCCTTATGAGGAGATACGCCGCGCCTACATCACCGAAGCCGGCGATCGCGTGCTGCTGGACAAGGCGGAGCTGGAGGCGCTGGAGCCGCAGCCTTCGCGCGACATCGAGATCGTGAGCTTCGTGCCGCTGCAAGCGATCGACCATCGCTGGTACGACCGCCCCTATTATCTGGGGCCGGACGAGAACGATGCGGCATTCTCCGCGCTGGCCGATGCGCTGGAAGAGATGCAGGTGGAAGGCATTGCACGCTGGGTGATGCGCAACAAATCTTATATGGGAGCGCTGCAGTTGTATCAGGGCTGCCCCATGCTGATGTCGCTGCACCACGCCGAGGAGGTCGTCCCGGTGGAGGCATTGAAGCCGCCCGAAGGGCCGCCGCTGGACAAGCGCGAGCTGGGGCTGGCGCACCAGCTGATCGAGATGCTGGAGTCCGAGTTCCAGCCGCAGGAGTACCACGACGAATTCCGCGACCATGTGCTGGAGATGCTGGCGGCCAAGGCGCAGGGCAAGCAGGTGAAGAAACACGTGCCCAAACCGCGCGAACCGAGTATTGATTTGAGTCAAGCGCTGGAGAGCAGCATTCGGCAAGTGCGCAAACAAGCGTGAGGTGTGACATGGCAAAAGACGACGACACGAACCACATCGAAGAAGAGGAACTGGAGCAGGAGCAGCCGCGCGCCTTCTGGTCGGGCATCATCGCTTTCGGCCTGGTGAGCCTGCCGGTCAGCCTGTATCCCGCGCACAGCGGCAAGCTCGCGCTGAAGATGGTGGACGCCAAAGGCACGCCGCTCAAGCGGGAGTTCTACTGCGAACACGACAACCGGCCGCTGGAACCGGACGACATCGTGCGCAGCTACGAGATCGAGAAGTACCACTACGTGGTGGTCGAGGACGAGGAGCTGGAAGCGCTGGAACCGAAGCGGTCGCGCGAGATCGACTTGAAGCGCTTCGTGCCGCTCAGCTCGATCAACCCGGTGTATTTCGAGCGCGCCTATTTCCTCGTCCCCGACGGCGATACGACCAAGGCCTATCGCCTGTTGGCGAAAAGCATGGAGGATGAGCACAAGGCCGGCATCGCGACGTTCGTGATGCACGGCAAGGATTACCTGGTAGCGATCATCGCCGAGGGTGGCATTCTGCGCGCGGAGACGCTGCGTTTCCACGACGAGCTGCGCACGCCTGAGCAGGTGGGGCTGCCTAAGCTGCAACATGCCGACAAGAAGGCGGTGGAGCAAATGCGTGTAGCAATCAAAAAACTGATGCACAAACAGCTCGATCCCGAACTGCTGAGCGACCCGCACACCGTGAACCTCAGGCAGCGCATCGAGGCGAAACTCAAATCCGGCACCGATGTGCTGAAAGCGCCGGAGGAACCAGCACCGGCAGAAGCCGCCGGCAACGTGATCGACCTGATGCAGGTGTTGAAGGAGCGGCTGCAGGGGCGGCAGGCTCATGTATCCAAGCCGGAGCGTGCTCCGACGCGGGGGAAACCGCGGGGCCGGTAGTACGGGAACTAGAGGTTCACATGGTCTTCTTGAGCAGCGTGCGCAATTTTTTCAAAGTGCGGGTGTTCAGCACATCGTGTTTTTCCAGCCAGCCATGCCTGCCCAACTCCGTAGTGGACTGCACGGCGCAAAAGGCCGGGCAATCAGGCAAGGCGTGATGCAATGAATATAAAGAGCGCCCCCAGACAGGTAAGCCCGATGAGAATTGCGGTAACGGGCGCATGCTTGTGAGAGTGAGCTTCGGGCAGAATGTCCGAGGCGCCGATATACAGAAGGAAGCCGGTGAAGAATCCCAGATAGAGCATCAGCATGGACGGCGACACATGGATAAACAGGGTGGAGACCGTTCCCAGGACAGGAGCGGCCGAATCCAGCAGAAGCATGGCGATCGCATGACGAGTGGTATTGCGGTTGACCAGCATCAGGCTCACCGTGTTGAGGCCGTCGCAAAAGTCGTGCGAGATCACGGCAATGGCAACAAGGACCCCGGTCGATTGGGAAACCTGAAATCCGAGGCCGATCCCGACGCCATCCATGAAGCTGTGTCCGGCAAGGAAAAGGGCCGATAGAACACCTACCCGGGGATGATGGTGTGTGGCGTAATCGGCTTCATGGACGTGGTGGATCAACAGAAATTTCTCAAGGCTGTGAAAGAGAAGAAAGCCGACAACCAATGCAACCATTGATCCTGTCGCGTCAATTCCTGAGTCGCGAGAAAGCCTGAAGATCTCAGGAAGGAGTTCGAAGCTCACGACGCCCAGGAGCACGCCGGCAGTGAAACTGAGAATGAAGTGCAAGCGGTCGTGGAACTTGAGCGCAAAAAAACCGCCGACACAAGTCGAGAAGAAGGTCGCTATTGAAAACAGTATGGCGCTCATGGAACCAATGAGTGATTTATCCGGGGGGGACTTGATGCCATTTGATGCCCTCGCGTCACTTGATGGGGACGAACATATCTTACGCGACTGGAGGCGCTACGGAAGTAGGGCTACCCTGCGCCGCCACTGTAGTCTTGCCTACACACTACTGCTCATTGCGGGGTAATGGGCAAGGTAGCTTCGCCGCGAAGGACACAATTCAACGCCAGCATAGTCGCTGGTTATTCGCGGGGACGACGAAGAAAAAGCCCGGCAGTGCCGGGCTTTTTCTCGTTCCTTTGTGACTGACTATGGTCCGTCTTCGATGGTCGCTTTCGCTATCAGCGTTCAATGATGAGTATTTTCGGGAGCGATCAGGGGTTGGACATCGTGCGCATGTTTCTTCGCGCGTTTAGCCATCCTCTTTTCCTTCGGCGTCATCAGAGGCTCCTTTTTCATGTCTTTATCCCTAATGGAGTGATGTGACTTGGGCATGATTGAACTCCTTATCGTGGTTAAGGAAGGCTCATGCTACTCCAATATTGCGCGGATGTCCTTTGGGCTGGCTCACGCCCATGATCGGCAACTCTTCGCGTGGTAAGTCGAGTGCTTCCAGCACCTTGAGCGCCGCGTAGGCGTCGTTTGCAGCGTAGAGCATTTGCTGCGAAGTGAGTCGGGGCTGCGACCAGTTGGATGTGGTCACATGCCGGGACTTGGCGAAGCGCTTCTTCAACACCAGTCCCACCGCCGCGCGCACGCCCATTTCCTTGTGGTAGCCGTCCATGCTGAACACCGTATTGAGATCCACCACCGCGTTGAAATTCACGCCCAGTTTCGCGTGGATATGTTTGCTATCCGATCTCAGGCCGAAGCCGACCTTGAGCAGAAGTTCCGATTGCAGCAACTCGATCAGGAAAGGATGCCCGTCCGCTTGATGCAGCTGGAACAGGTAAGCCTTGTCGTGCAGCGCGAACTGCACCACATGCGGCCCCTTGCTCACTTCGCCCGCGACGAACGTCGGCTTGGATTCGGTATCGAATCCGACGATGCCTGCAGCCATGATCTCGGCCGCGGCGGACGCGAACTCTTCCGTGCACGCCGGCACATGGATGCGCTCCAGCGTGAGACCGGCAAACGGCTCCATCAGCGCGATCTCAGGTTTGCTCGGGGCGGTTTTTTTCATATGGGGGATAGTTGTGTTGAATTGAGTGGGCTACTTAATAGCAATGCTGAATAGGCCGTCATGCCTGCGAAAGCGGGTATCCAGCCTATCTGATTATCTGGACGGATTTTGACTTGTTCGGCATTTCCTTCACCGCCCGCGCGCGCAACTGCCCGCATGCCCCTTCGATCTCCTGTCCCGCCGAATCGCGCAACTGGGTGATGATGCCGCGCTGCTTGAGCGTGCCGACGATGCGTGCCAGGCGTTCAGGGGAAGGGCGACGATAGTCGAGGCCGTCCACCTCATTGAACGGGATGAAGTTCATGATGGCGTACTTGCCGGTAAGCAGCTGCACGATGCGCTCCAGCTCGGCGTCGCTGTCGTTCACGCCTTCGATCAGCGTCCATTGGTATTGCGTGGGATAGTGCGTGGCGCGCGCATATTCCTCGCAACGCTCCACCAGTTCCTCCACCGGGATGCGCGGCGCATTGGGCAGCAGCTTCGCGCGCAGCGCATCGTCGGTGCTGTGCAGCGAGAGCGCGAGCGCGGGTTTGACCGCCTCCTGCGGCAGGCGCTCAAACACCCGCAAATCCCCCACCGTCGAAAGCACCAGATTCTTGTGCCCGATGTTGCCTTGTATGCCGAGCACCTCGATCGCTTCAAGCACGTTGTCGAGATTGTGTGCCGGTTCGCCCATGCCCATGAACACCACCTTGCTCACGGCGCGGCGTCTGCGTGCGAGCGCCACCTGCGCGACGATCTCGGCGCTGCCGAGCTGGCGCAAGAGTCCCGCGCGGCCGCTCATGCAGAACACGCACCCCACGGCACAACCGACCTGCGTCGAGATGCACAGCCCGCCGCGCGGCAGCAGCACGCTCTCCACCATCTGACCATCGTGCAGCTCCACCAGCAGCCGCGCCACTTCGTCGTCGGCGGGATATTCCCCGTGCAGCCGCGCCAGCCCGTCCAGCTCCGCCTCGATGGCGGGCAGCTCGTTGCGCAGCGTCGCCGGAAAGAAAGTCTCTGCGGGGCTGCCTTTCCTGTCGTAAGAGCAGACTTGGCTCCAGCCGCGCAGCACACGGTCCTCGTGGCAAGGCTTGGCGCCGAGATCGCGCAGGCGCTGGCGAAGCTGGGAAATGCGCGTCAGGGAAGGAGAAGCGGGAATCAAAGTGACTTGGAGAGGGTTGCGGGAAAAACAGTGCTGATTTTACCTGAAGCTACAACCGGCCGTGCGGCGCGTGACCCCGTGTTGGGGCCACGCGATCTTACCGCGCCGGATCCTACTTCATCGCTTTGGCCGGCATTTCCCTTACCGCTTTCAGCGCGTCGTCGGGCGAGATCTCGGTTCCCTTCGCATCCACATAATGCATGTCCCAGGCACCGTCAGAATAGAAGAAGAATGTGCACTTTTCCTTGCACTGGAATTGGTGGACGTGCCGAGATGGCAACTGGACATAGCTTCCAGCCCGGAGTGTTTGCGACGGGCCATCCTTTATCTCCACTCGGGCTGTGCCGCTCACGATCATCAGATTTTCACCTGCAGTATGCCAATGCCAGGGGAGCGAACATCCTGTAGTCAATTTGGCGAGGATGATGAACGCTCCTTTCGCTGGATCACCGGCCTGCACGGAGCCTGAGGCGCAGGTCGGCAGCGGGGGGAGCGGTCCGAACTTCATCTCCGCCATGTTACGTGCCGCTGGTTCGGTAGCGGACACCTGCGCATGCGCAAGACCTGGCAGACACAGGGCCAATGACACGGCCAGCATGGGGAACGACCATTGGTTTGATTTAGTCATTTCTTTTCCCTCCTGTATGAGAGATTCGGTTGAGAAGGTTGCTCGCATGGTCAGGCAACCGCTTTGCGTAACCAGCATTTGCTGAACGCCATTGCACCCGTGAAATATAGTTGAACCGGCAAACATATCAATTCGCATTGTCATGTATATGGAATCAGCAAGTGACTCGAGTCGTTACCTTGTCGCCCGACCTGGCGCCGGGATCGCGCTTAAGGCGAGTGGGCGGAAACCTATGCATCCGCCTTCGTTCTAATACGTGAACTTTTCAGAATGAAAAGGAACGATCATGAACCGTACCTTCAAACATTACCTGCTCGGATGCGTTTGCCTCATGGCCAGCCAGGGGCCGGCATGGGCAGCGCCTGCCGAACAGACGGCGGTGTTCGCCGGTGGCTGCTTCTGGGGTGTGGATGCGGTGTTCAAGCATGTGAAGGGCGTGTCGAAAGTGGTGTCCGGCTACGCCGGGGGCAGCGCGGCGACCGCGACCTATGAGCAAGTGAGCAGGGGCGACACCGGGCATGCCGAAGCCGTGCAGGTCAGTTTCGACCCGGCGAAGATCGGTTACCGGAAATTGCTGGAAGTGTTCTTCAGCGTGGCGCACGACCCCACCCAGCTCAACCGCCAGGGGCCGGACTACGGAACCCAATACCGCTCGGCGATCTTCTACGCCGGCAAGGACCAGCAGCAACTCGCGCAAGGCTACATCGGCCAACTCACCGCCGCGCGCACCTACGCCGCTCCCATCGTCACCCAGGTCGTGCCGCTAAAGCAGTTCTATCCCGCCGAGGACTACCACCAGAACTACTTTGCCCAGCACCCCTACCAGCCGTACATCGTGATCAACGACAGACCCAAGGTGGAACAATTGCGCA includes these proteins:
- a CDS encoding Ku protein: MSIRAMWKGVIRFDSVRVPVKLYGAVEDRNVHFRLLHRQDMEPVHQHLVNAETDEVVPYEEIRRAYITEAGDRVLLDKAELEALEPQPSRDIEIVSFVPLQAIDHRWYDRPYYLGPDENDAAFSALADALEEMQVEGIARWVMRNKSYMGALQLYQGCPMLMSLHHAEEVVPVEALKPPEGPPLDKRELGLAHQLIEMLESEFQPQEYHDEFRDHVLEMLAAKAQGKQVKKHVPKPREPSIDLSQALESSIRQVRKQA
- a CDS encoding Ku protein; the encoded protein is MAKDDDTNHIEEEELEQEQPRAFWSGIIAFGLVSLPVSLYPAHSGKLALKMVDAKGTPLKREFYCEHDNRPLEPDDIVRSYEIEKYHYVVVEDEELEALEPKRSREIDLKRFVPLSSINPVYFERAYFLVPDGDTTKAYRLLAKSMEDEHKAGIATFVMHGKDYLVAIIAEGGILRAETLRFHDELRTPEQVGLPKLQHADKKAVEQMRVAIKKLMHKQLDPELLSDPHTVNLRQRIEAKLKSGTDVLKAPEEPAPAEAAGNVIDLMQVLKERLQGRQAHVSKPERAPTRGKPRGR
- a CDS encoding ZIP family metal transporter, yielding MSAILFSIATFFSTCVGGFFALKFHDRLHFILSFTAGVLLGVVSFELLPEIFRLSRDSGIDATGSMVALVVGFLLFHSLEKFLLIHHVHEADYATHHHPRVGVLSALFLAGHSFMDGVGIGLGFQVSQSTGVLVAIAVISHDFCDGLNTVSLMLVNRNTTRHAIAMLLLDSAAPVLGTVSTLFIHVSPSMLMLYLGFFTGFLLYIGASDILPEAHSHKHAPVTAILIGLTCLGALFIFIASRLA
- a CDS encoding 3'-5' exonuclease — protein: MKKTAPSKPEIALMEPFAGLTLERIHVPACTEEFASAAAEIMAAGIVGFDTESKPTFVAGEVSKGPHVVQFALHDKAYLFQLHQADGHPFLIELLQSELLLKVGFGLRSDSKHIHAKLGVNFNAVVDLNTVFSMDGYHKEMGVRAAVGLVLKKRFAKSRHVTTSNWSQPRLTSQQMLYAANDAYAALKVLEALDLPREELPIMGVSQPKGHPRNIGVA
- a CDS encoding RNA methyltransferase, which encodes MIPASPSLTRISQLRQRLRDLGAKPCHEDRVLRGWSQVCSYDRKGSPAETFFPATLRNELPAIEAELDGLARLHGEYPADDEVARLLVELHDGQMVESVLLPRGGLCISTQVGCAVGCVFCMSGRAGLLRQLGSAEIVAQVALARRRRAVSKVVFMGMGEPAHNLDNVLEAIEVLGIQGNIGHKNLVLSTVGDLRVFERLPQEAVKPALALSLHSTDDALRAKLLPNAPRIPVEELVERCEEYARATHYPTQYQWTLIEGVNDSDAELERIVQLLTGKYAIMNFIPFNEVDGLDYRRPSPERLARIVGTLKQRGIITQLRDSAGQEIEGACGQLRARAVKEMPNKSKSVQIIR
- a CDS encoding cupin domain-containing protein — its product is MTKSNQWSFPMLAVSLALCLPGLAHAQVSATEPAARNMAEMKFGPLPPLPTCASGSVQAGDPAKGAFIILAKLTTGCSLPWHWHTAGENLMIVSGTARVEIKDGPSQTLRAGSYVQLPSRHVHQFQCKEKCTFFFYSDGAWDMHYVDAKGTEISPDDALKAVREMPAKAMK
- the msrA gene encoding peptide-methionine (S)-S-oxide reductase MsrA, with the protein product MNRTFKHYLLGCVCLMASQGPAWAAPAEQTAVFAGGCFWGVDAVFKHVKGVSKVVSGYAGGSAATATYEQVSRGDTGHAEAVQVSFDPAKIGYRKLLEVFFSVAHDPTQLNRQGPDYGTQYRSAIFYAGKDQQQLAQGYIGQLTAARTYAAPIVTQVVPLKQFYPAEDYHQNYFAQHPYQPYIVINDRPKVEQLRKRYPGLYQ